One genomic region from Streptomyces sp. NBC_00582 encodes:
- a CDS encoding helix-turn-helix domain-containing protein, protein MGRPERPLDPTAGPVQRLAHEMRKLRRAAGSPSYRVMAKAVGFSASTLSQAAAGARMPSLVVLQGYVRACGGDPGEWEVRWKEAEAETHQVPAEEVDDVPAPYRGLARFEPEDRHSFFGRERVADRVGELVRGHRFAVLFGSSGSGKSSLLRAGLIPRLQEEIAARACPVTLRILTPGPTPATTYGHLLAPADDEPESWVVVDQFEEVFTLCLDPRERARFLDMLLAARDPAVRLRVLVAVRADFYARCAEHRGLAEALRGAGLRLDPMTAEELQKAVVGPARAAGYMVERALTARLVDETLDEPGGLPMLSHVLLETWRRRKGRMLTLAGYEAAGGVHGAIAETAEEVYGGLSPDQARAARHLVLRMVEPGQGTPDTRRPLTRGELDAWADLDVPVVVERLTRARLLTADEDMVQLAHEALITGWPRLHGWIEEDRERLRHHRMLADAARTWREHDRDPGALYRGTRLARAEELFPDHGSDPALTEPERDFLTAALDVREAERRAAARISRRHRILTVALFAVLAVTLLAAFGGWYEYETNQRQLDPGRSVGVADGGRDLAGGHACRDGDADGAGEL, encoded by the coding sequence GTGGGACGTCCGGAACGACCGCTGGATCCGACCGCCGGTCCCGTTCAGCGGCTCGCCCACGAGATGCGGAAGCTGCGCAGAGCCGCCGGAAGCCCCTCGTACCGAGTGATGGCGAAGGCGGTGGGTTTCTCGGCGAGCACCCTGTCCCAGGCCGCCGCCGGTGCGCGGATGCCGTCTCTCGTCGTCCTCCAGGGGTACGTACGCGCCTGCGGGGGCGATCCGGGGGAGTGGGAGGTGCGCTGGAAGGAGGCCGAGGCGGAGACGCACCAGGTCCCCGCCGAGGAGGTGGACGACGTGCCCGCGCCGTATCGCGGGCTCGCCCGGTTCGAGCCGGAGGACCGGCATTCATTCTTCGGGCGGGAACGCGTGGCCGACCGGGTCGGCGAGCTGGTACGCGGGCACCGGTTCGCGGTGTTGTTCGGGTCCTCCGGCAGCGGAAAGTCCTCGCTGCTGCGGGCCGGCTTGATCCCGCGGCTGCAGGAGGAGATTGCCGCGCGCGCCTGCCCGGTGACGCTGCGGATCCTGACTCCGGGGCCGACGCCCGCCACGACCTACGGCCACCTCCTCGCTCCGGCCGACGACGAGCCGGAGAGCTGGGTCGTGGTGGACCAGTTCGAGGAGGTCTTCACCCTCTGCCTCGATCCGCGGGAGCGCGCCCGTTTCCTGGACATGCTGCTCGCCGCCCGCGACCCCGCCGTCCGGCTGCGCGTGCTCGTCGCCGTACGCGCCGACTTCTACGCCCGCTGTGCCGAGCACCGGGGCCTGGCGGAGGCCCTGCGCGGCGCCGGGCTGCGGCTCGACCCGATGACGGCGGAGGAGCTGCAGAAGGCGGTGGTCGGACCGGCCCGGGCGGCCGGGTACATGGTCGAGCGGGCGCTGACGGCCCGCCTGGTCGATGAGACGCTGGACGAGCCCGGCGGACTGCCGATGCTCTCGCACGTCCTGCTGGAGACCTGGCGCCGCCGCAAGGGCCGCATGCTCACCCTCGCCGGCTACGAGGCAGCCGGCGGGGTGCACGGCGCGATCGCCGAGACCGCCGAGGAGGTCTACGGAGGTCTGTCACCGGACCAGGCCCGTGCCGCGCGGCATCTGGTGTTGCGGATGGTCGAACCGGGCCAGGGCACCCCCGACACCCGGCGCCCCCTCACCCGTGGCGAACTGGACGCGTGGGCCGACCTGGATGTACCGGTGGTGGTGGAGCGGCTGACCCGGGCCCGGCTGCTGACCGCCGACGAGGACATGGTGCAGCTCGCCCATGAGGCGCTCATCACCGGCTGGCCCCGGCTGCACGGCTGGATCGAGGAGGACCGCGAACGCCTGCGCCACCACCGGATGCTGGCGGACGCCGCCCGCACCTGGCGGGAGCACGACCGCGACCCGGGCGCCCTGTACCGGGGCACCCGGCTGGCCCGCGCCGAGGAACTCTTCCCGGACCACGGGAGCGACCCCGCGCTGACCGAGCCGGAGCGGGACTTCCTCACCGCCGCCCTGGACGTCCGCGAGGCGGAGCGCCGGGCCGCCGCCCGCATCAGCCGCAGGCACCGGATCCTCACCGTGGCGCTGTTCGCCGTCCTCGCCGTCACACTGCTGGCGGCCTTCGGCGGCTGGTACGAGTACGAAACCAACCAGCGCCAGCTTGACCCCGGCCGCAGTGTAGGTGTGGCAGACGGCGGACGTGATCTGGCCGGTGGTCATGCGTGTCGTGACGGGGATGCCGACGGAGCGGGCGAACTCTAG
- a CDS encoding SMP-30/gluconolactonase/LRE family protein, whose amino-acid sequence MHKPAVTAAAIAALVTSSAVATALPASAATPPVSAPHVVAHLDLKGGQQPENITLLPDGSSVVTFALSRRIAHITTDGTVHVLATLPAPAAGSTTPVLTSPFLGGIVRAADGTFYFNYATGSADLTGVWKLRLGHTPHRIAALPADGLPNGLALDSGHLYAADSVRGTIWRVPLRGGSATAWSVGTALAPTGGFLGANGIKVHRGAVWVSNSDQGTVLRIPVGHHGKASKAHVVARDLPVIDDFAFTGRGDTLLAALDRPNEVALVKEDRTHTIVLNGQDGLQSPTSIAVRGNTFLVANAAYNTNKDPNLLQAKLTR is encoded by the coding sequence ATGCACAAGCCCGCCGTGACGGCCGCCGCGATCGCCGCCCTCGTCACCTCGTCCGCCGTGGCTACCGCGCTCCCCGCCTCAGCCGCGACACCGCCAGTCTCCGCACCGCACGTCGTCGCCCATCTCGACCTGAAGGGAGGCCAGCAGCCGGAGAACATCACCCTGCTCCCGGACGGCTCGTCCGTGGTGACCTTCGCACTTTCCCGGCGGATCGCGCACATCACCACCGACGGCACGGTCCACGTCCTCGCCACCCTGCCCGCGCCCGCCGCGGGCTCGACCACCCCGGTCCTGACGTCCCCGTTCCTGGGCGGGATAGTGCGCGCCGCCGACGGCACCTTCTACTTCAACTACGCCACCGGCTCCGCCGACCTCACCGGCGTCTGGAAGCTGCGCCTCGGCCACACTCCGCACCGCATCGCCGCGCTCCCGGCCGACGGCCTGCCCAACGGCCTCGCCCTGGACAGCGGACACCTCTACGCAGCCGACTCGGTACGCGGCACCATCTGGCGCGTCCCCCTGCGTGGCGGCTCCGCCACCGCCTGGTCCGTCGGCACCGCACTCGCCCCGACCGGCGGCTTCCTCGGCGCCAACGGCATCAAGGTCCACCGGGGCGCGGTGTGGGTCTCCAACTCCGACCAGGGCACCGTGCTGCGCATCCCCGTCGGCCACCACGGCAAGGCGAGCAAGGCCCACGTCGTCGCCCGGGACCTGCCGGTGATCGACGACTTCGCCTTCACCGGCCGCGGCGACACCCTCCTCGCAGCCCTCGATCGCCCCAACGAGGTGGCCCTCGTCAAGGAGGACCGCACCCACACCATCGTCCTCAACGGCCAGGACGGACTGCAGAGCCCGACCTCCATCGCGGTACGCGGCAACACCTTCCTCGTCGCCAACGCCGCCTACAACACCAACAAGGACCCCAACCTGCTTCAGGCGAAGCTCACCCGCTGA
- a CDS encoding MarR family winged helix-turn-helix transcriptional regulator yields the protein METPDWLDREEQRAWRAYVEASALLNDFLDQQLQSEVGLPHAHYAVLVRLSEAPERSLRMSELAEALRITRSRLSHTVAKLEKSGCVTRREDPADARWQLATLTDEGARLLATAAPGHVTAVRRAVFDHLTREQIRQFADVCEAVTDAVTRAGDEDAYPAGLPWRRR from the coding sequence ATGGAGACCCCGGACTGGCTGGACCGAGAAGAGCAGCGAGCCTGGCGGGCGTACGTGGAAGCCTCCGCCCTGCTCAACGACTTCCTCGACCAGCAGCTCCAGTCCGAGGTGGGGTTGCCGCACGCGCACTACGCCGTCCTGGTCAGACTGTCCGAGGCGCCGGAGCGTTCGCTGCGGATGTCGGAGCTCGCCGAGGCTCTGCGGATCACCCGCAGCCGCCTCTCCCACACGGTCGCGAAGCTGGAGAAGTCCGGCTGCGTCACCCGCCGTGAAGACCCCGCCGACGCCCGCTGGCAGCTGGCCACCCTCACCGACGAGGGTGCCCGGTTGCTCGCAACCGCCGCACCGGGCCATGTCACCGCTGTCCGCCGGGCGGTTTTCGATCACCTCACGCGTGAACAGATCCGTCAGTTCGCCGACGTCTGCGAGGCGGTGACCGACGCCGTCACCCGGGCCGGGGACGAAGACGCCTATCCCGCCGGCCTGCCCTGGCGCAGACGCTGA